In Erigeron canadensis isolate Cc75 chromosome 8, C_canadensis_v1, whole genome shotgun sequence, the DNA window ataaacttcaaagttacacataagttattcagaaaccaattaaaaaacagttttcatgtaaataacaatcatcggttgggcttgatttgaaaagttctcaaaggttctcgcaaaaaaaagggttctcaaaataactttaccctatatatatatataaagtcgaTCGGTGCCATGATCGCCGCTTATATGTGATTAGTAGGAGGATCCAGTAGTAGTAGTCATGGTCAAACTGAAATGCCACAACTTTTTGGCCAATTCAGGGTCATTAGCATACTTGCTTGCTTTCGATACGTTGCTATCTGCGAAATACTCCCCGCTAACACCTTCCACCTGTGGGTGCAATGCCACATAGCATGTTGTTGCCGCTccctacaacaacaacaaaaaaaatcgATAAAAAATCAACTGAATGTTTGTCTTTGAAACACTCGTTGGTTATAGAAAGGTTTTAGTTATCTGTTCAGTATTCATTAGAAAGAAGGTAATTATGCGCCGAAATGTAGCTAATTCAGTATTCTTTAGGAAGTCAAAAGAGGAAGATATATCGTTAGCACATGTAACTTTGAATAGATTAAAGGACATAATTAAAGACTGAGATTGAAAGAAACACTAGCTAGCGAGCTGACATAAAAAAAATCCTTGATATCGTCGTATTAATAACTCCAGGATGCAACGAGTTGGCAGAAATATCCACtcattccttataattatttaaacCCGTACGTAAAAGAGGAAAAAGTAGTGTCAAGAATACACGTAATATTAAGTCAAACAGGTAAATCTAAAAGATGTGTTCAATTAATAGAACCAAACTAGTTACAACTCATTATGTTGTATATGCATCTCACATAAACAATGAATGAACTACCTTGAAGCGTCTCGTTAGCTCCTTAGCGTGCAATATATTGGCAAGTTTTGACTGACCGTAAGCACAAAGTGTGCTATAACTGAAAGTTTGGCCACAATTAGGTGAAAAATAAATCTGAACattatttagttattgggctcgATCACTAATCTTTTTAAGCAATTTTTCAAATCGTATTCCTTTGAGTGCATTGTAAATATGGTATGTGGTACCCTTAGGGCCAAGTATCGAAACTCTAAAGTTAAATAGCACATAAAAGAACagctaaaaactaaaaaaagtatCACATTGACATATTATGAATTGAAAAAGGCTATAGGGCCTAGAGTTGGGCTTAGCGCTTTAACTCAAGCCGTCTAAATCATCTTAGACAAAACATTGTTTTGTTCAATTTGTTGTTGTAACATCAGCCCATCACCCGCCAATTTGGAGGAGTTTAtgtgaataaaagttaattttcaaaagaaaataaaatctcaGCCTAAACAGAACCATGCAAGGCCCATTGTTATCTTATTTAAAGAACCTAAAACAGTTAGGGATGCACCTAAAAAAGAAACACATTAATGGAAAACCTTAGCTGAACTCAAACATGTTCATTTCAGAGAGAAAGGTGGACCACAACAGGTTTTAACTTAACTTTAATACAACACCAATTCCAGCGTAGGTAGATAGATAGGTAATTTACACGCATTCATCAATCGAAACTAATAAAGAAAAACGCTAAAATTCCACATTACGGTagagaacaagtagtcatagtAGACAgacaataaataaaagaaatgcaAGTTTAAGATCTGCTCTTGAAGGGAATAGCCCTGATGACTATCACATGGTACAATGCCGCAAGCCCAGCTCCAATGAATGGACCGACCCAGAAAATCCACTgcaaaaaacaaattaagtcACGCGTTTAGTCCTTTAGTTAAAATACATACATAGAGTGATCAGCAAATCAAAACTAAATCTTGGTTGAAGTTAGTGAAATGAAGGACTCACGTGGTCATCCCATGCGTGGTCCTTGTTGTAGATGATTGCAGCCCCAAGACTTCTTGCAGGGTTGATCCCAGTTCCGGTAATGGGGATGGTGGCCAAATGGACCAAGAAAACCGCGAACCCGATTGGGAGAGGAGCCAAAATCTGTATGGTTCGTTCTAATGTAAGGTCAACTAAAGATGGTCAAAGATAAAGTAACAAGTCAACTAACGTTGGTCAAACACAAAGGTAAAGTGGATTATTTAGTGAATCCAATGTTCaacttttacttttacttttaccGCATGAGCCTACCATCACTAGTTCCAAAAGCTCTGATTTTTGCCCATAAAAAAACCTTCACTTTACAAGTTGTTAAACTGACCAACTCTAGAGGTGAGTACAACTTTTATTGTATGTAGTACAAATCTTTAGAAAGTTAAGGCTCTGGTATTAGCATTTCTAGATTTAGCAAAACAATTTCAAATTCCTTTCTTTTGTAATAATCTCCCACTCCAAGGACTAAACTTACGAATATACCCTTGCTAGTCATAAATTTACAAACCATGGCCACAAAATGCACTAGAAAACACCAGAAAATACATTGCACATGGGAGCAAATCATCTTCACATGCTTATGCCATagacaaaaaagaaagatagaGACATAAAACCTACTCCCTACTCTTCCACCATTTTCCACATTCAATTGCATATATCTATTCTATCTATGGTGTTTGGTAAAGTCATTATCCATCCAAAATAAATGTCTACGTTAATAATTGTCCATGTTACTATCTTAACCTGTCACAAAATAACCCAAAAATGTCAAGTATATCTATTTGATCAATTAGTTTCCTTTCCAATATACAGTATGTCGACATTTTTATTTCAAAGAATAGacatttgatgtaaatatatatatatataaatatacaagcAAGTAAATGAATTGACAAGAGGGAAGGAGTGGACATACAGGGACATGTGAGTCTCTGGCACTTCTTTTGGCATCAGTAGCAGAGAAAACAGTGTAAACAAGGACAAAGGTCCCAATAATCTCTGCACCAAGACCTGATCCCTTGGTGTAGCCATGGGCTACCACATTGGCTCCACCACCCAAAGTGTTGAATTGGGTTTTACCCTGGAACCCTTTCACCACACCTGCACCACATATGGCTCCAAGACACTGCATCACCATGTAGAACACTGCCCTTGTTAAAGACAGTTTTCTAGCCAGTAACAAACCAAAGGTAACAGCTGGGTTGATGTGTCCTCCTGTTTCACACCAAAACCAAAAAACCATAAGAATCTTGATGAATCgcccatttcatttcatttaagTAACCATCTTTGGGTAAATATGGAATTTAACTGTAAAGAAACTATAGTTTCAGAGAATCATGAAAAACCCTATATCATTTGTGGTAGATATATACTGTTCTTTAGTACTTCTAAAATACTTGGTCAAACTGAAAACTTATTGTtagaaaaagaaggaaaaaaaaaagtatgtttatattttcttaAGCTCAAAATATGACTAAAAAAAagcagaaagaaagaaacaaattaattaaacaaaaaattgtaCTAATAATTGACATGGATCTAAAGAAACTAAATTTAAAGGTGTGAAGTTTatgaatattgttttttttttttttttaaaaagctaCAAACACTACCAAACTTAAAGAAAACTACTTTATTAAACATTTTAGAGTAACTTTGTAAACTTAATTCTATTACCTGAGATACCAGCAGTGCAGTAGACAAGGGCAAAGATCATACCACCAAAAGCCCACGCAATTCCTTGGATACCAACTGTCCCACACTTTGTGGGAGACTTGACCACACCCATGACCGTCAACACAGATATgtacaagaacaagaaagtggCTATGAACTCCGCGATCCCGGCTCTGTAGAACGACCAGGATGACAACTCACCTGGCTCAAACAAAGGCGCGGGTGGTGGTTCCTTGTAATCTTTGCTCTCTGTTTGAGCTGACGTCCCTATTGGCTGCCTCTCTGTGTACTTGTTTGCTCCCAGCTTAACATCTTCTTCCTTCCCCTCCATTTCTTAATTTGTTGTTCTCGAACCCTTgccaactttttctttttttatttttcttttttggaagGTTAAAATGAGAAAGTGAGTTAGTGTGGAAATAGGATATGTGGTATGTGGGGTTTTATAATGGAGGTGTCATCATGTAACACCAAAACTTAATGGGGTGttacttttcttcttttttttaaaaaaaatatttttttaaaaatagtctAGCTAATAATCATTGGGGTTTGAGTTCCATTATAATACATGACACTCTTCCTTTGTCTGTCTCTCACTCTCTCTTAAAATCATCAAGTCTTTTAATTATGGGATAAAAGCATAATCCCatgtatattttttactttcatcATGAAT includes these proteins:
- the LOC122611355 gene encoding probable aquaporin PIP1-4; amino-acid sequence: MEGKEEDVKLGANKYTERQPIGTSAQTESKDYKEPPPAPLFEPGELSSWSFYRAGIAEFIATFLFLYISVLTVMGVVKSPTKCGTVGIQGIAWAFGGMIFALVYCTAGISGGHINPAVTFGLLLARKLSLTRAVFYMVMQCLGAICGAGVVKGFQGKTQFNTLGGGANVVAHGYTKGSGLGAEIIGTFVLVYTVFSATDAKRSARDSHVPILAPLPIGFAVFLVHLATIPITGTGINPARSLGAAIIYNKDHAWDDHWIFWVGPFIGAGLAALYHVIVIRAIPFKSRS